One window of Legionella pneumophila subsp. pneumophila str. Philadelphia 1 genomic DNA carries:
- a CDS encoding acetyl-CoA C-acetyltransferase, which produces MKHQSNLSGRNVYVVDGSRTPFLKAKGVGPFCGSDLAVAAGTTLLNRQPFSPDELDEVIIGSAMPGPDEANIARVVALRLGCGDKVPAFTVMRNCASGMQALDNAAIQIATGRSNLVLAGGTDAMSHAPLLFNEKMASWLANWFAAKSMGQKLALITKFKPSYLAPVIALLRGLTDPIVGLNMGQTAEKVAYRFNITREQMDEFAAQSHLRIAQAYAENRMSEVAPIIDYKGCIYPQDDGIRADSTVEKLSKLKPFFDKKYGMVTPGNSSQITDGACMLLLASAEAVKKYALPVLGRIVDSQWAALDPSQMGLGPVHAATPILERHNLKPQDLDCWEINEAFAAQVLGCLAAWNDEEYCKTQLGLKEAIGAPSLERLNRDGGAIALGHPIGASGARIVLHVLKSLEQRNESRGMAAICIGGGQGGAMYLERVTEVKGHE; this is translated from the coding sequence ATGAAACACCAGTCGAATTTAAGTGGTCGTAACGTTTATGTTGTCGATGGAAGTCGAACGCCTTTTCTTAAAGCAAAAGGAGTAGGTCCATTCTGTGGTTCAGATTTGGCAGTTGCTGCAGGAACAACTTTGCTAAATCGTCAACCATTTTCTCCGGACGAGCTTGATGAGGTCATTATTGGTAGCGCTATGCCTGGACCAGACGAGGCCAATATCGCTCGCGTGGTTGCTCTGCGTTTGGGATGTGGTGATAAGGTGCCTGCATTTACTGTAATGAGAAATTGTGCGTCAGGCATGCAGGCATTGGATAATGCCGCAATCCAAATTGCTACAGGGCGCAGTAATTTGGTCCTTGCTGGTGGAACAGATGCCATGAGTCATGCACCGTTGTTATTTAATGAAAAAATGGCTTCCTGGCTTGCAAACTGGTTTGCAGCTAAAAGTATGGGGCAAAAGCTGGCTTTAATTACAAAGTTTAAACCTTCTTATCTGGCACCGGTAATCGCTTTGCTCAGAGGCCTGACTGATCCTATAGTAGGATTGAATATGGGACAAACAGCTGAAAAAGTAGCTTATCGATTTAACATCACAAGAGAGCAAATGGATGAATTCGCAGCTCAAAGCCATTTAAGAATAGCTCAAGCTTATGCTGAAAATAGAATGTCTGAAGTTGCCCCAATTATAGATTATAAAGGTTGTATATATCCTCAAGATGATGGGATTAGGGCAGATTCCACAGTGGAAAAATTGTCAAAACTAAAACCTTTTTTTGACAAAAAATATGGCATGGTCACCCCAGGCAACAGTTCACAGATAACTGATGGTGCCTGTATGTTGCTATTGGCCAGCGCTGAGGCTGTAAAAAAATATGCTTTACCGGTATTAGGTCGAATAGTTGATTCACAATGGGCTGCTCTAGATCCCTCTCAAATGGGTTTGGGTCCTGTTCACGCGGCAACCCCTATATTAGAAAGACATAATTTAAAGCCACAAGATTTGGATTGTTGGGAAATCAATGAGGCCTTTGCCGCTCAAGTCTTAGGGTGTTTGGCTGCATGGAACGATGAAGAATACTGCAAAACACAGCTTGGCCTTAAGGAGGCAATTGGAGCGCCATCGCTGGAGCGACTCAATCGGGATGGAGGAGCAATTGCGTTAGGTCATCCTATTGGTGCCAGTGGGGCTCGTATTGTATTGCACGTTCTTAAATCTTTAGAGCAAAGAAATGAGTCGCGAGGTATGGCAGCAATTTGTATCGGAGGTGGTCAGGGAGGAGCTATGTATCTTGAACGAGTTACTGAGGTGAAAGGACATGAATAA
- the lem11 gene encoding Dot/Icm T4SS effector Lem11 codes for MWYDTLLEYLSETICPSNKEKARLFISHLFKLLKENSDFGENFEPEFIFGVMVALYNYSISHENQNVTLDEFGKYCMGLIMVFSKISDDLSIYCSDFTYILSDKTILQELKIEGELAAIRKDYLKKKRTNPEVTPFVDQKDVANPFEIYKKIGELAKIDLLKDLENHTLAYLNFSVKIQTEKIADMLNDLLNRVQNQQVIVSGLYQYLLPYKGKDDLFDALIFSLKRELKKLSHNFSPKTQPSSISKINLVLVPSLKLDHQPRHNPEIVNICEKLENYVFRGSNKKSSFFSAKNHCGYTKEVNEIVQRILRGDLLTAEAIFHELAKINIESRKDELILLRNDLQSEKVCVRKL; via the coding sequence ATGTGGTATGACACTCTATTGGAATATTTAAGTGAAACAATTTGTCCATCAAACAAAGAAAAAGCCAGGCTATTTATAAGCCATTTATTCAAATTATTAAAAGAAAACTCTGATTTTGGAGAAAATTTTGAACCGGAGTTTATTTTTGGTGTGATGGTCGCTCTTTATAACTATTCAATAAGTCATGAGAATCAAAACGTCACCTTAGATGAATTTGGGAAATATTGTATGGGATTAATTATGGTATTTTCCAAAATATCAGACGATCTATCCATTTATTGTTCTGATTTTACATATATCTTATCAGATAAGACCATTTTACAAGAATTAAAAATTGAAGGGGAATTAGCTGCGATTAGAAAAGATTATTTAAAGAAAAAAAGAACAAACCCGGAGGTCACTCCATTTGTTGATCAAAAAGATGTAGCAAATCCTTTCGAAATATACAAAAAGATAGGTGAATTAGCCAAGATAGATCTACTGAAGGATTTGGAAAACCATACACTTGCCTATCTGAATTTCTCAGTAAAAATCCAGACAGAAAAAATAGCCGACATGCTAAATGATTTATTAAATCGTGTACAAAATCAGCAAGTTATAGTCTCTGGACTGTACCAATATCTTCTACCTTATAAAGGCAAGGATGATTTGTTCGATGCCTTGATATTTTCACTCAAAAGAGAATTAAAAAAATTAAGTCATAATTTCTCTCCTAAAACACAACCTTCCAGTATATCAAAGATAAATCTCGTGCTTGTTCCAAGTTTAAAACTTGACCACCAGCCCAGGCACAATCCAGAAATAGTGAATATTTGTGAAAAATTGGAAAACTATGTCTTTAGAGGATCCAATAAGAAAAGTTCATTTTTTTCAGCAAAAAATCATTGTGGCTACACCAAAGAGGTAAATGAAATAGTGCAAAGAATATTGAGGGGAGATCTTTTAACAGCAGAAGCAATTTTTCATGAATTAGCTAAAATTAATATAGAGAGTCGTAAAGATGAATTGATTTTGCTTAGAAATGATTTGCAAAGTGAAAAGGTATGCGTAAGAAAGCTTTAA
- the legL2 gene encoding Dot/Icm T4SS effector LegL2, producing MRVELFNPSIKKIIVKLSQLKGLWIVQLNLSKNRLSEKKFTDLAVLLSMLKAFGVTYLNLHFNNLGQKTGTELVALFKILKDSGISRLSLSANELYQKTGTELATLLTALSDSDIIQLDLSCNWLGQRQDAELIELFKAWSSTPIIDLDLTNNDLGKKSGIVLSEMFRALKVSSISHLGLRNNDLYQRTGAEFSSLLSAIKDSPVTHLDLSDNGLHLMVAAAFETLFDALKDSSVTHLNLCRNGIGHLDMFQMTAMFCSLQCTGVTHLDLGENSLELMTAEELAAIFQVFKDSRLIHLGLNDSYLNNRTTEDLHLIFNALPANIATIKLSLEELTEMSSEQRQTIQRRFPRAEQVILVNNMEGRELNPSLSLGDANVYRRLGFVGVSPLSLAGLASFFVASNNLRFAREVQKLLPDEVTERIVKNILG from the coding sequence ATGCGCGTTGAACTATTTAATCCATCCATTAAAAAAATCATTGTCAAATTGAGTCAACTAAAAGGCTTGTGGATTGTCCAACTCAATTTGTCAAAAAACCGACTGAGTGAGAAAAAATTCACTGACTTGGCAGTTCTGCTCAGTATGCTCAAGGCTTTTGGAGTCACTTATCTTAATTTGCATTTCAATAACCTTGGGCAAAAGACTGGAACTGAATTGGTAGCCCTGTTTAAGATTCTTAAGGACTCTGGAATCAGCCGTCTTAGTTTAAGTGCTAATGAGCTTTACCAAAAGACCGGGACGGAATTAGCCACCTTGTTAACCGCTTTAAGCGATTCAGATATCATTCAGCTTGATTTAAGCTGCAATTGGCTGGGACAAAGACAAGACGCTGAACTAATCGAACTATTTAAGGCATGGAGTAGTACTCCAATCATTGATCTTGACTTGACCAATAATGATCTTGGTAAAAAATCGGGGATCGTGTTGTCGGAAATGTTCCGTGCATTGAAAGTATCTTCAATTAGCCATCTTGGTTTACGTAATAATGATCTTTATCAAAGGACAGGTGCCGAATTTTCATCCCTGTTGAGTGCCATAAAAGATTCTCCAGTCACTCACCTCGATTTAAGTGATAATGGATTGCATCTAATGGTTGCTGCTGCTTTTGAGACTCTATTTGATGCTCTAAAAGACTCCTCCGTCACCCATCTCAATTTATGCCGTAATGGCATTGGGCATCTGGACATGTTTCAAATGACAGCGATGTTTTGTTCACTCCAGTGTACAGGGGTGACTCATCTTGATTTAGGCGAGAATAGTCTGGAGTTGATGACCGCTGAGGAGTTAGCAGCTATATTCCAAGTCTTTAAAGACTCCAGATTAATTCATCTTGGTTTAAATGATAGCTATTTAAATAACAGAACAACAGAAGATTTGCATCTTATTTTTAATGCATTGCCAGCCAATATAGCGACGATTAAATTATCGCTTGAGGAGTTAACTGAGATGAGCAGCGAGCAACGTCAGACGATTCAAAGGCGTTTTCCCAGGGCGGAGCAAGTTATTCTAGTTAATAACATGGAGGGTAGGGAGTTAAACCCTTCATTAAGCTTGGGCGATGCCAATGTATATCGGCGGTTGGGCTTTGTTGGGGTGTCTCCCCTGTCTTTAGCTGGTTTAGCTTCCTTTTTTGTGGCCAGCAACAACCTCAGGTTCGCGCGTGAAGTGCAAAAGTTACTCCCGGATGAAGTAACAGAACGTATTGTCAAGAATATTCTCGGCTGA
- the plaB gene encoding phospholipase PlaB, translating to MIVIFVHGWSVTHTNTYGELPQWLENQSKQGKLDIQVGNIYLGRYISFDDTVTVDDIARAFDQAVRDEIAAKVKDGQRFACITHSTGGPIVRKWMDLYFKNNLAKCPLSHLIMLAPANHGSALAQLGKSRLGRIKSFFEGIEPGKCVLDWLELGSDMSWQLNESWLDYDCTANGVYSFVLTGQKIDRQLYDAVNSYTGESGSDGVVRVAATNMNYSLLKLHQEGDNGESLVVAKMTRTQPMAFGVLPGLSHSGKNIGIIRSITMANAATHPTAIWVLRCLQVKSRDSYNKLVKELDNITKETQKNEHKEFVKTLVFTREYITNRYSMIIFRLIDDRGNHLIDYDLYLTAGPQYSEQALPAGFFVDRQRNLNNRGKLTYFLDYDIMEGGINTPKMQGNLGFRVKAYPESSEQALAYYRLLDFHSSLADIHKILHPNETVMVEIMLQRRVDKTVFRINNNLTPAKISGKPTGKKID from the coding sequence ATGATTGTTATCTTCGTCCATGGCTGGAGTGTCACGCATACCAATACTTATGGGGAACTTCCTCAATGGCTTGAAAATCAGAGTAAACAGGGAAAGCTGGATATTCAAGTCGGCAATATTTATCTTGGGCGCTATATTAGTTTTGATGATACGGTGACGGTTGACGATATAGCACGCGCATTTGATCAAGCGGTACGTGATGAAATTGCTGCTAAAGTAAAAGATGGGCAGCGTTTTGCTTGTATCACTCACTCTACTGGTGGACCTATTGTCCGCAAATGGATGGATTTATACTTTAAAAATAATCTTGCAAAATGTCCGTTGAGTCACCTTATCATGCTGGCTCCTGCCAACCACGGTTCTGCTCTTGCTCAACTTGGTAAATCCCGGCTAGGCCGCATAAAGAGTTTTTTTGAAGGCATTGAACCGGGAAAGTGTGTACTTGATTGGCTTGAACTCGGAAGCGATATGAGCTGGCAACTTAATGAAAGCTGGCTTGATTATGATTGTACTGCCAATGGTGTCTATTCCTTTGTACTTACTGGCCAGAAAATTGATCGCCAACTTTATGATGCAGTGAACTCCTACACAGGAGAATCCGGATCCGATGGGGTGGTACGCGTTGCTGCAACAAATATGAATTATAGCTTATTGAAATTACATCAGGAGGGGGATAACGGTGAAAGCCTTGTTGTCGCCAAAATGACACGAACACAGCCAATGGCATTTGGAGTTCTACCTGGACTTTCACATTCCGGTAAAAATATCGGTATCATCCGTAGTATTACTATGGCCAATGCAGCCACTCACCCCACGGCGATATGGGTCTTGCGATGTCTGCAAGTAAAAAGTCGTGACTCCTATAATAAATTAGTAAAAGAGTTGGACAATATTACTAAAGAGACTCAGAAAAATGAGCATAAGGAGTTTGTGAAAACACTTGTCTTTACGCGTGAGTATATAACCAATCGTTACTCTATGATTATTTTCCGGCTTATTGATGACCGCGGCAATCACCTTATCGATTATGATCTTTACCTAACTGCCGGACCTCAATATAGCGAGCAGGCGCTTCCTGCAGGTTTTTTTGTAGATCGTCAGCGAAATCTCAATAATCGAGGTAAACTGACTTATTTTCTTGACTACGATATCATGGAAGGTGGAATTAATACCCCAAAAATGCAGGGTAATCTTGGGTTCCGTGTTAAAGCATATCCTGAATCAAGTGAGCAAGCCCTTGCCTATTACAGGTTACTTGATTTTCATTCATCGCTTGCTGACATTCACAAAATACTTCATCCGAATGAAACCGTAATGGTTGAAATCATGCTGCAAAGACGAGTAGATAAGACAGTTTTCCGTATCAACAACAACCTTACTCCGGCAAAAATCAGTGGAAAGCCAACTGGGAAAAAGATAGATTGA
- a CDS encoding RES family NAD+ phosphorylase gives MYSYIDFNDKVHRLIPSKFPPVTLFDWADSAEELEQIALLEGLTNERILAELGKINLIDQEDWIGGPGSTPIMAAFTHTGFESRFSDGSFGIYYAASSLETAIKETCFHRERFYSASNEKPCSISMREYVANIKKPLIDITDKSYKDLFNPDPACYSKSQEFGKKICEKKEWGLLYPSVRDLNGLCVAVLRPPALTIPIQGCHLRYIWDGEKISDIYKESKITNI, from the coding sequence ATGTATTCCTATATAGATTTTAATGATAAAGTGCATAGACTAATACCTTCTAAATTCCCTCCCGTGACTTTATTCGATTGGGCAGATTCTGCAGAAGAGCTCGAACAAATAGCGCTACTTGAAGGCTTAACCAATGAAAGGATACTTGCAGAGTTAGGTAAAATAAATTTGATAGATCAAGAGGATTGGATTGGTGGTCCTGGATCTACTCCAATTATGGCTGCTTTTACACATACTGGATTTGAATCAAGATTTAGTGATGGCAGTTTTGGTATTTATTATGCCGCTTCATCTCTTGAGACAGCAATAAAGGAAACTTGCTTTCATCGAGAACGGTTTTATAGCGCATCAAATGAAAAACCTTGCTCCATCTCAATGAGAGAGTATGTAGCTAATATAAAAAAACCATTAATAGATATTACAGATAAAAGTTATAAAGACTTGTTTAATCCTGATCCTGCTTGTTATAGTAAAAGTCAGGAATTTGGCAAGAAAATTTGTGAAAAGAAGGAATGGGGCTTGCTATATCCAAGTGTAAGAGATTTAAATGGCTTATGTGTGGCTGTATTAAGACCTCCCGCGCTCACTATACCGATACAAGGATGCCATTTAAGATATATTTGGGATGGTGAAAAAATTTCAGATATTTATAAAGAAAGTAAAATTACCAATATTTAA
- a CDS encoding antitoxin Xre-like helix-turn-helix domain-containing protein — MQTNTRSLQSIPDEVVWKSLTNLVERFDLKESEARILMGDMPRSTYTSHKAKLNRDQKERVSYLLGIYKSLRILFEDGEQARTWINRKNDLPPFKGLTPKEYMLEGGMVRLADVRKFLDFWRGY; from the coding sequence ATGCAAACTAATACAAGGTCTTTACAAAGCATACCAGATGAGGTGGTATGGAAGTCTTTAACCAATCTTGTAGAACGTTTTGATTTAAAAGAAAGTGAAGCCCGTATTTTGATGGGGGATATGCCACGCTCTACGTACACTTCCCATAAAGCGAAACTAAACAGGGATCAAAAAGAACGAGTCTCCTATCTTTTAGGAATTTATAAGTCTTTACGTATATTGTTTGAAGATGGGGAACAAGCCAGAACTTGGATTAATCGTAAAAACGATTTACCTCCGTTTAAAGGTTTAACACCCAAAGAATATATGCTGGAAGGGGGGATGGTTCGTCTTGCAGATGTAAGGAAGTTTCTGGACTTTTGGCGAGGTTATTAG
- a CDS encoding methyltransferase, whose translation MIDTIQSEPKINFTYNYKQPDDYHFSLDSIHLAKFVAKQLESYPDLGSLRVLDLCAGCGVIGIELSWYLQAIRQIDFIEIQDIYTECFYQNIANVNRPELQFRWHLLNYDELHKKKWEDKFDLIISNPPYFQPGHGMLSPSKFKNRCRFYLDSSFQSYIQALGNSLANRGKAYFLLRPLKHHGLDLFSDIQKILQETSVTATKISHIRGTDIILLEKLK comes from the coding sequence ATGATTGATACAATACAGAGCGAACCAAAAATAAATTTTACTTATAATTACAAACAACCTGACGACTACCATTTCAGTCTTGATTCAATTCATCTGGCTAAATTTGTTGCAAAACAATTGGAATCCTATCCAGATCTTGGTTCATTAAGAGTATTAGATCTCTGTGCAGGCTGTGGAGTAATTGGAATTGAACTGTCATGGTATCTTCAAGCAATCCGGCAGATTGATTTTATTGAGATCCAGGATATTTATACTGAATGTTTTTATCAAAACATAGCTAACGTTAATCGACCTGAGCTGCAATTTCGCTGGCATCTCTTAAATTATGATGAACTACATAAAAAAAAATGGGAAGACAAATTCGATTTGATTATCAGTAATCCACCCTATTTCCAACCAGGTCACGGAATGCTTTCCCCTTCAAAATTTAAAAATCGGTGCAGATTTTATTTAGATAGCTCTTTTCAGAGTTATATTCAAGCGCTGGGAAATTCACTTGCAAACAGAGGTAAAGCTTATTTTTTATTACGTCCATTAAAACACCATGGTCTTGATTTATTTTCTGACATACAAAAAATCCTGCAGGAAACATCAGTAACAGCAACAAAAATATCGCATATCCGTGGTACAGATATTATTTTATTGGAAAAGCTGAAATGA
- a CDS encoding phosphoenolpyruvate carboxylase produces MKENVSHLPRELSRMVFWSLTCLKKAIAEVYGKETYERIEQIRLSMQDTIGSESFSLGKALHSLQIELSKLEKKQLYQIAHGFSLMMELINTCENAYRIFRINQRKEQVYSDMPQGIHYVLTAHPTEARTNEFLKLFKEIRDYLIEVLKSPYLMNESHLDQMLKISLQINISYHEKPSVEDEAQYIYQYALHPLNIKLYHSFLAKGVPIQLRTWVGGDKDGHSGVNEKIMLKSLELSRSFFIAYIQECLEEVLEIIKLSTALGKNKSLADQINQLVKKAYGLKKIQSKDHEKISAFKNELTATQINALKFLNFEPEQFSIISSIFHLYPALVMPIELREDSAVVKESLTSIKKTTITKMLEQVHSITHGTDPKNYIRGFILSMVESAEDIKNGINLVKKVFKSYALPVVPLFENQLALTNADTILNNSITEDIRQKHLKQWEGNYEVMLGYSDSSKENGVLPSRLMIAKSLKNIQSTLENKNLRPIFFHGSGGSIERGGGDIKEQTASWSKEMMSNYKVTVQGEMVARLFGSSSILKSQIDKFLDIYSQKGKSNNNDYPEELSLFSTRVSQKYKTLIQSDWFWQIVEQASPYHFLKELKIGSRPTKRKSGPDQRKLRAIPWILCWTQTRLLFPTWWGIGSTWSELNGIEKNRLKALYKENALFAAFVKQLGVTLSKVYLPVWEQYLLQLTGSIEYLRPFQSELESTIQFFYQITDEKDFCFHQPWLGESIQLRSTLIHPLNLIQIEAMKRKDLPLLRKTVTGISCGMLTTG; encoded by the coding sequence ATGAAAGAAAATGTGTCCCACCTGCCAAGAGAGCTCAGCCGTATGGTTTTCTGGTCACTTACCTGTTTAAAGAAAGCCATTGCAGAAGTCTATGGAAAAGAAACATATGAAAGAATCGAGCAAATTCGACTATCCATGCAAGACACGATCGGAAGTGAGTCGTTTTCACTTGGGAAAGCTCTTCATAGTCTTCAAATCGAGCTTTCCAAACTTGAGAAAAAACAGTTATATCAAATAGCTCATGGTTTTTCCCTTATGATGGAGCTGATTAATACCTGTGAAAATGCCTACCGCATTTTTCGTATCAACCAAAGAAAAGAACAAGTTTATTCTGATATGCCTCAAGGTATTCATTATGTATTGACAGCACACCCAACAGAGGCTCGTACCAATGAATTTTTAAAGCTTTTCAAAGAAATTCGTGACTATCTTATAGAAGTTCTTAAATCCCCCTATCTGATGAATGAATCTCATCTTGATCAAATGCTTAAAATCTCACTTCAAATTAATATTTCCTATCATGAAAAACCAAGCGTGGAAGACGAGGCTCAATACATCTATCAGTACGCACTCCATCCACTCAACATCAAACTGTATCATTCATTTTTAGCAAAAGGGGTCCCTATTCAATTACGCACCTGGGTAGGAGGTGATAAGGATGGGCACTCTGGTGTTAATGAAAAAATCATGCTTAAAAGCCTAGAGCTTTCTCGTTCTTTTTTTATTGCCTATATTCAGGAATGCTTAGAAGAAGTGCTGGAAATCATTAAGCTTTCAACTGCATTAGGTAAAAACAAATCCTTGGCAGATCAGATTAATCAGCTTGTTAAAAAAGCGTATGGTCTTAAAAAGATACAATCAAAAGATCATGAAAAAATATCGGCGTTCAAAAATGAATTGACTGCTACACAGATAAATGCACTAAAATTTTTAAATTTCGAACCTGAGCAATTCTCCATCATCTCCAGTATTTTTCATCTGTATCCCGCTTTGGTCATGCCTATAGAGCTTAGAGAGGACTCAGCCGTTGTAAAAGAGAGTTTAACAAGCATAAAAAAAACAACAATTACTAAAATGCTTGAACAGGTACACTCTATAACTCATGGGACTGATCCTAAAAACTATATACGCGGTTTTATCCTTAGTATGGTTGAATCAGCCGAGGATATAAAAAATGGAATTAATCTGGTTAAAAAAGTTTTTAAAAGCTATGCCTTGCCAGTTGTGCCCTTGTTTGAAAATCAACTTGCCCTCACTAACGCAGATACAATATTAAATAATTCAATCACTGAGGATATCAGACAGAAGCATCTCAAACAGTGGGAAGGAAACTATGAAGTTATGTTGGGTTACTCCGACTCGTCCAAAGAAAATGGAGTACTGCCCTCTCGGCTTATGATTGCGAAAAGTTTAAAAAACATTCAGTCTACCCTGGAAAATAAAAACCTTCGTCCTATCTTTTTTCATGGTTCGGGCGGTAGTATTGAGCGAGGAGGCGGGGATATCAAAGAACAAACTGCTTCCTGGTCGAAGGAAATGATGTCTAATTATAAAGTCACTGTCCAGGGAGAAATGGTAGCAAGACTCTTTGGTTCCAGTTCCATACTCAAAAGTCAGATTGATAAATTTCTTGATATCTATTCGCAGAAAGGCAAAAGCAATAACAATGATTATCCGGAAGAGTTGTCCTTGTTTTCGACAAGAGTTAGCCAGAAATATAAAACACTTATCCAAAGTGACTGGTTTTGGCAAATAGTAGAACAAGCCTCCCCTTATCATTTTCTGAAAGAATTGAAAATTGGCTCTCGTCCAACCAAACGAAAATCAGGCCCTGATCAACGAAAGCTTCGCGCCATCCCATGGATTCTGTGCTGGACTCAAACACGGCTTCTTTTTCCAACCTGGTGGGGTATAGGTTCCACTTGGTCAGAGCTAAATGGCATTGAAAAAAACAGACTTAAGGCTCTTTATAAAGAAAATGCTCTTTTTGCTGCTTTTGTAAAGCAATTAGGTGTAACCCTCTCCAAGGTTTATCTACCCGTCTGGGAACAGTACCTGCTTCAATTGACTGGCTCTATTGAATACCTAAGGCCTTTTCAATCAGAACTAGAGTCAACTATCCAGTTCTTCTATCAAATAACCGATGAGAAAGATTTCTGTTTTCACCAACCCTGGCTTGGGGAAAGTATTCAATTACGATCAACATTGATTCATCCTTTAAATCTTATTCAGATTGAAGCCATGAAAAGGAAAGACTTACCTCTTTTAAGAAAAACAGTCACAGGCATTTCTTGTGGTATGTTGACAACAGGATAA
- a CDS encoding NUDIX domain-containing protein encodes MSFSMKIKNIPYYVATRVVKRIQSWLGLNTLGARAIVTNAEGHVLLVKHTYQPHWYLPGGGVKKGESTKAAVIRELHEEVGLVVAEQDVILFGIYHHKYLGVNDYPVIYIVKNFTSHVTHSGEIEQIGWFSLDALPEMVSPGTKRRLGEYFDNNPISEKW; translated from the coding sequence ATGAGTTTCAGTATGAAGATAAAAAATATCCCTTATTATGTCGCTACCCGTGTCGTGAAACGAATACAGTCATGGTTGGGATTGAATACTCTGGGTGCACGAGCAATAGTGACGAATGCAGAGGGACACGTGTTATTGGTAAAACATACCTACCAACCTCATTGGTATTTACCGGGAGGCGGAGTAAAAAAAGGAGAATCAACCAAGGCTGCAGTAATCCGTGAACTGCACGAAGAAGTTGGTCTTGTTGTTGCAGAACAAGACGTGATTTTATTCGGCATTTATCACCACAAATATCTTGGAGTTAATGATTATCCAGTAATTTATATTGTTAAAAACTTTACAAGTCATGTAACTCACTCGGGGGAAATTGAGCAGATAGGATGGTTTTCCCTTGATGCATTACCGGAAATGGTGAGCCCGGGAACCAAACGCAGACTCGGTGAATATTTTGATAACAATCCAATATCAGAAAAGTGGTGA